A portion of the Pseudomonas koreensis genome contains these proteins:
- a CDS encoding autotransporter outer membrane beta-barrel domain-containing protein produces MKMLDVSHARAFPARSGIMLCLPAVFFFADFAHSATIVDNTTLNIDSSTAPTDYLVRNNGGLNASDANTRSITAQSGSSLSINGSTIVGNDGGDGVTVTSSRASIDRTTVTSDEIGLAVNRSSVAAGGSTVTVSDSQISGQLIGSQVTGLSSLSLTHTQVMGAASDGIGVNILGGEVSASARTTITGQAIGVRMVNDALNVGSRTLSLDNSTVQGIGGSAILVDRGTEATINVLDGSSLVAGNGRLLDVQGTSIASLTVANSSLNGNVHVVDNSTANLLFDQGEITGDVLVDGSSTANVTLQNRSQLTGRLDNVDSVNVNSNSNWTLTGNDSIGALGMNGGTVTFGATTDTPVTYYTLNIGTLSGNGTFAMKGDFASGEHDFLNVAGASSGDFALAVAASGLDAVSPQQLTLVRTGTTDAANFALAGEQKVDVGTWSYGLASREIEGGAKEWFLDPTTEVISPGARSVLALFNTAPTVWYGELSSLRSRMGELRFNGGQAGGWIRTYGNKYNVADGSGVGYQQTQQGLSLGADARVGESQVLVGVLAGTSESDLDLNRGTSGTVKSYYVGPYVTWLDSDTGYYFDGVLKFNRFRNESKVNLSDGSRTKGDYDNWGVGGSAEFGRHIKLAGGYFVEPFTQLSAVQIQGKRYTLNNDMEADGDRMRSLLGKAGATFGRNFGFGNGAVAQPYVRAAIAHEFASNNEVKVNNNVFNNDLSGSRAEFGAGVAVAMSAQWQVHADFDYSKGEHIEQPLGANIGLRYRW; encoded by the coding sequence ATGAAAATGTTGGATGTATCACACGCTCGCGCTTTTCCGGCACGGTCAGGAATAATGCTTTGCCTGCCGGCCGTTTTTTTTTTCGCAGATTTTGCCCATTCGGCCACTATCGTTGATAACACCACGCTGAATATCGATTCGTCTACCGCGCCTACCGACTACCTGGTGCGCAACAATGGCGGTCTGAATGCCTCCGATGCCAATACCCGATCGATCACGGCGCAATCCGGTTCGTCGTTAAGCATTAACGGCAGCACCATCGTTGGCAACGACGGTGGTGATGGCGTAACCGTGACCAGCAGTCGGGCAAGCATCGATCGAACGACGGTGACCAGTGATGAAATCGGGCTGGCGGTCAATCGTTCCAGTGTCGCCGCGGGTGGATCCACCGTGACGGTGTCCGACAGCCAGATCAGTGGACAACTGATCGGTTCGCAGGTCACGGGCCTGAGCTCCCTGTCATTGACCCATACGCAAGTCATGGGCGCGGCCAGCGATGGCATTGGTGTGAATATCCTCGGCGGAGAAGTGAGTGCTTCCGCGCGTACGACCATCACCGGCCAGGCGATAGGGGTGCGGATGGTCAATGACGCCCTGAATGTGGGAAGCCGTACCCTTTCGCTGGATAATTCCACGGTGCAAGGTATTGGTGGTTCTGCGATTCTGGTGGATCGTGGTACTGAGGCCACGATAAACGTTCTCGACGGTTCCAGCCTTGTTGCTGGCAACGGCAGATTATTGGATGTTCAAGGGACATCGATCGCGAGCCTGACCGTGGCCAACAGCTCCTTGAATGGAAACGTCCATGTGGTGGATAACAGCACGGCCAATCTCCTTTTCGACCAAGGCGAAATAACGGGTGACGTGCTGGTCGATGGCAGTTCTACCGCCAACGTCACGCTGCAAAACCGTTCTCAGTTGACGGGTCGCCTCGACAATGTCGACAGCGTGAACGTCAACAGTAATTCCAACTGGACGCTCACCGGCAACGATTCGATTGGCGCCCTGGGCATGAACGGTGGCACCGTCACCTTCGGCGCCACAACAGACACTCCCGTCACGTATTACACCCTCAATATCGGCACGCTCTCCGGCAACGGGACCTTTGCGATGAAGGGCGACTTTGCCAGCGGCGAACATGATTTCCTCAATGTAGCAGGTGCTTCCTCGGGCGACTTTGCCCTGGCTGTCGCGGCCTCTGGTCTGGACGCGGTCTCGCCGCAGCAGTTGACGCTGGTACGTACCGGCACCACCGACGCGGCGAATTTTGCCCTGGCCGGCGAGCAGAAGGTTGATGTCGGTACCTGGTCCTATGGTTTGGCCAGTCGGGAAATCGAGGGGGGAGCGAAGGAGTGGTTTCTCGACCCGACCACTGAAGTCATCAGTCCCGGCGCGCGCTCGGTACTGGCGTTGTTCAATACCGCACCGACCGTGTGGTATGGCGAGTTGTCGTCGTTGCGCAGCCGCATGGGAGAGCTGCGTTTCAATGGCGGTCAGGCCGGTGGATGGATCCGCACCTACGGCAACAAATACAACGTGGCCGACGGTTCGGGCGTGGGTTACCAGCAGACGCAGCAGGGCCTGTCCCTTGGCGCTGACGCCCGAGTGGGTGAAAGCCAGGTACTTGTGGGCGTGCTGGCGGGCACCAGCGAGTCGGATCTTGATTTGAACCGAGGCACCTCGGGCACGGTGAAAAGCTACTACGTCGGCCCCTATGTCACCTGGCTCGACAGCGACACCGGTTACTACTTCGACGGGGTGCTCAAGTTCAACCGCTTTCGCAACGAGTCCAAGGTCAACCTGAGCGACGGCAGCCGCACCAAGGGTGATTACGACAACTGGGGTGTGGGCGGTTCGGCGGAATTCGGTCGGCATATCAAATTGGCGGGCGGTTATTTCGTCGAGCCTTTCACGCAACTGTCGGCGGTGCAGATCCAGGGCAAACGTTATACGCTCAATAACGACATGGAAGCCGACGGCGATCGCATGCGCTCTCTGCTGGGCAAGGCCGGTGCCACGTTCGGGCGCAACTTCGGTTTCGGTAACGGCGCTGTCGCGCAGCCTTACGTGCGCGCGGCGATTGCTCACGAATTTGCGTCGAACAACGAAGTCAAGGTCAACAACAATGTGTTCAACAACGACTTGTCGGGGTCTCGCGCCGAGTTTGGTGCGGGGGTGGCGGTGGCCATGTCGGCGCAATGGCAGGTGCATGCCGATTTTGATTACTCGAAGGGCGAGCATATCGAGCAGCCTTTGGGGGCGAATATCGGGCTGAGGTATCGCTGGTAG
- a CDS encoding DUF6124 family protein, which produces MIKPTPNPPETDPTSPYESLDSKKLHEAADRALDHYLCPPGSTPPPYSPRAMYAVTANTKNEDLLANACETLASAKTIAQEFAGLVKPSQRRTLMGIAQLIMLAELAVNRVLDNLELPA; this is translated from the coding sequence ATGATCAAACCAACACCCAACCCACCCGAAACCGACCCCACCTCCCCCTACGAATCCCTCGACTCGAAAAAACTCCACGAAGCCGCCGACCGCGCCCTCGATCACTACCTCTGCCCACCCGGCTCCACCCCACCGCCCTATAGCCCCCGCGCGATGTACGCCGTCACCGCCAACACGAAAAACGAAGACCTGCTGGCCAACGCCTGCGAAACCCTCGCCTCCGCGAAAACCATCGCCCAGGAATTCGCCGGACTGGTGAAACCGTCGCAGCGCCGGACGCTGATGGGGATCGCGCAACTGATCATGCTCGCAGAATTGGCGGTGAATCGGGTGCTGGATAATCTGGAGCTGCCGGCTTGA